A segment of the Methanocella sp. genome:
TCGGTGCTGATCGAAGCCCACATGACCGACTTTATAACGGACGGCAGGAACAGGAATACGATGAAAGTGATAACGCCAATGATGAGGATGATCTTGCCAGCGCTCTTGAGCATATCCTTCGTGGTCTCGTACCACTTCTGGATGAAGGAAAGCGCGATGATGATGACGAAAGCGGCTAATAGCAGGACCGCCATCAGGAAGTAGAAGCCGTTGGCGCTGGCCCCGACGATGCCCGCGACGGTGGCCAGCGAGCCACCGGCCACGTTGCCGTTATAGAAGTTCGTCGCGTACTTATCGAGTACTAAGCTTTTAATCTGGTCCTCATTCTTTCCCCTAGCCTGCGAACCAGTAACATCTATATCCTGGGCACCATAGTGGAATGTGAAAACGCCAGTATAATTATTAATACGGAACTGGTTATCCATGTCCGAATATTGCGAGTATAAGCTCGACGCCTGGTTCGGCTGCTGTGCGATTCCGCCCAGCATATCGCTGACCGACTGGAACGTCGTCAGCTCGTAGGCGCTGAAGAACACGACGACGCCAACGGCGATGATGCCCATGAAGAAATATAAGATATCCCTCGATCCAAGTGCCATTTTTATATCCCCTTACCATTCCCCTTTTAAACCCAATGATATTAATGCTTTGCTCTCCACTATAAAAATTATTTGCTCCCCTTGAATATTTCAGGGATTATCCATCCCCAGTAGCGGGCCGTGGTGCCTGTCATCAGCGCCGCCCCGGCAATAAAGAGCAGCCTGGACGGCAACGACCAAGGGCCGTCGGGATACGAGAGCAGCATCAGGGCTATGGCAGCAATAAAAACGATGACGCTGGCATCGTAAAGGAAATAGTACTTTTTCATGTGCAGGGCGTCGCCCAGCTTACGGCTGAGGGCCCTCAGCATGAGCGCCATCGCGGATAAAGTAATGAACAGCAGGGCCCAGTTGAGAATGTCCACGGGCGCGTTCACCGTCCCACCCCCATCATTTTGCGGTAGAGAAACAGCCCCGTAGTCATCATCACTAAAAGCGAGCAAAGGTTTACGAGCAGCAGACCCGTCTCCAGACCGAGGCTCGCGAAGATACACGCGAGTATTATTGCCGCAAGGATGAATACAGGTAGCAGGAAGGAGGCGTGGTACGTGCTCTCCCGGAACTTCAGCTCGTAGAAGCGGGCGATACAAAAAATAAAGAAGAACAGTGCCATCTCGCATGCCACGGCCGCCGCCAGTGCGAGCTGAAGTGGGTCCATGCGCACCTACCGCCTGAACGCTTCCATGAAGCCTTCGGCGCCGGTCTTTCGTGCCGTGCCGCTCATGATGCCCTCATAGCCCTGGAACGGGGACTCGATCTCGATGCCTTTGCCGGAGATCCGGTACCGCCGGATGGCGATATCGTGGTCCGAGCCCCGCATCTTGAGCACGCTGACCGACCTGCGGATCTCCGACTCGATCTCCACGTACTGTAGCATGATAATGCAGTCGACGATGAACTCGAGGCCGTAGTCGGATATTTTTGAGATACGGGTGATGATGTCCGGCACCTCGTGGGTCAGAAGCAGCGTCAGCCGGTTCTCCTTCATGTAGTTCACGAAGGCGTAGATCTCACGCCGCAGGTCGTTCGGGTCGTGGACGTTCATGGAGTATAAAGAGATAGGGTCGATCACGACACGCCCGGCCTTTATGGAATTGACCACCTCCAGGCACTGCATGATGGGGGCGCCGCCGGACTGGAGCATTTCCGAGTGAAGCTGATATATCTTCAGCCGGCCTTCGGCCTCGAGCTTCCGCAGGTCCCAGCCGAAGTTAAGGGCGTCGTCCTCGATCTTCTCCGGCAGCTCCTCAACCGTCACTAAGACGCCGTTCTCTCCTTTAGCAATGCCCTCGAGCAGGAACTGGATGCCAAAGGTCGTCTTGCCGGTGCCCGGCGGACCGGTGATGAGCGCAGTATCTCCCCGGATGAATCCGCCGCCGGTCATTTTATCGAGGCCATGTATGCCCGTGCTTAAGCGCTCCGACATTATGCTCCGCCCATTAAAATATTAAATGTTATTTATTTAATTAATGGCACATGAAAGTATCGGCGCTCAGGTGCTTTAAAAACTTAATGTTCCGAGAGCTTCCTGACTTCCTCGAACAAAGAGCTCAGGATCACGTTTCGGACCTTGTTGACCTCGGTCTCGGTGCGCACCCTCGGGCGGGGGATATCGATGTTGACGATCTCCTTGATGTGGCCCGGCCTGGCGGTCATGATGACGACCCGGTCCGCCAGGAATACGGCCTCGTCCACGTTATGCGTGACAAAGAGGACCTTCTTCTTCTCCTTCTGCCAGATGTCCAGGAGCTGCTCCTGGAGGATGTTGCGCGTCTGGGCGTCCAGCGCGCCGAAAGGCTCGTCCATGAGCAGGACCTCCGGGTTAACGGCGAGGGTGCGAGCGATGGCCGTCCTCTGGCGCATGCCGCCCGATAATTGATGGGGATATGAGTCCCTGAACCTGTCCAAGCCGACCATGT
Coding sequences within it:
- a CDS encoding RAD55 family ATPase — encoded protein: MSERLSTGIHGLDKMTGGGFIRGDTALITGPPGTGKTTFGIQFLLEGIAKGENGVLVTVEELPEKIEDDALNFGWDLRKLEAEGRLKIYQLHSEMLQSGGAPIMQCLEVVNSIKAGRVVIDPISLYSMNVHDPNDLRREIYAFVNYMKENRLTLLLTHEVPDIITRISKISDYGLEFIVDCIIMLQYVEIESEIRRSVSVLKMRGSDHDIAIRRYRISGKGIEIESPFQGYEGIMSGTARKTGAEGFMEAFRR
- a CDS encoding ABC transporter ATP-binding protein, translated to MSGDIHVSHVSKVFPGNDGGSLKAVDDVSLDIRDSEFICIVGPSGCGKSTLLRMIAGLESVTSGDIWLGEKKITSPSSEIGFVFQEYTLFPWRTVEKNVEFGLEIKKLTPAEREKIAGRYIDMVGLDRFRDSYPHQLSGGMRQRTAIARTLAVNPEVLLMDEPFGALDAQTRNILQEQLLDIWQKEKKKVLFVTHNVDEAVFLADRVVIMTARPGHIKEIVNIDIPRPRVRTETEVNKVRNVILSSLFEEVRKLSEH